The Acutalibacter muris genomic sequence AGCCACGCACTCTGCCAGCAGGACGCGAACGGAATCGAAGTAGATGGGGTAGAGGTAGCGCAGTTCCGGCTGGCACAGGCCGGGGTCAGCTCTCCAGTTATCGTGGCTGAGCCTATTGACAAGATGGTCTTTTAAGGTTAGAATAGATTTCGAGATATCCAACTCGCAAAACGAGACTTTTTCAAGCTGTCTCTCAGCTAAGACCTCCAGCATATCCTGACCGAAAGCGGTGCCCTTAACGCTGATTACTCTAGCTGTTGCTGCCATCTGTCACAGCCCCTTTCTGTTGATACTTCCAGTTTTCCAGCAGGGATAGGATAACCTCCTCCATCTGTTTCTGCGTGTAGTCTTTGGGAAAATACTGGCTCAGGCACTTCTTTTTGAGCGTGACCTGCATGGGCCCGGGCTTGCCTTGTGCCAACACTATCTTTATTGTTGTGTCAGTCAACTGATGGTTTTGACTATGCAGCTTTAACTGTTGGGCTTGCTCCAGAGTGGGAACGATTTCCCGGCTGCTCATCACTTCCAGCAACAAGCCCTGTTCCTCCTGGGTCAGGTATGACAGCTCCACGGCGGGGCGGAGCACTAATTTGTTTTCGTCTACCATCTGGAGCAGCGGCGGCAGCAGGTGGGTTAGGCGGATATAGCGCTGAATCTGTGACTTGCTGTCAGGGGAATTATCAGCTAAGATTGCCACTGAAGTCTGCCCCAATAAATTCTGCCCCACTGGGGTAGAATTTTCTTTGCTTGGTCTACCTGCTTTGCGTTTCATGGCTTCAAGCTTCATTCGATAGGCAAACGCCTTTTCGCTGGGCAGGATCTTCTCCCGCTGCAAATTACTGTCCACCATGATAATCGTGGCCTCGTCATCGTCCATATCCCTGACGATAACCGGCATGGTCTCTTTCCCGGCCAGCTCGCTGGCTCTTGAGCGCCGGTGGCCCGCTATGATTTCATAGCCGCCCTCGGGCCTTGGCCGGACGATACCAGGCACCAGAACACCGTATTGGGCCACGCTCTCGGCCATTTCCCGCATTTTCTCGTCGTCCTCCACATGGAAGGGGTGGCCCTTGAAGGGGTGTAGCTCTGCCAGCAGGACCTCCTGAAGCTGGTCTCCTATGACTTGTGCGGGAGCCCCGCCGAACAGCGCGTCAAGGTCAGTTATCTGGATTTTCGCCGCGCTGCTTTTCATGACGCTACCTCCAAAGTTAGGGCTTCATATGCGGCAGAGACTTTGCCGGAAGGGTCGTGAAGGAATATGCTCTTGCCCTCGGCGCTGGTCTCTGCGGCACGGATGGAGCGGGGGATGATGGTGTCGAAAATCTTAAGTTGACTGCCATAGGAATTTCTCAGCAGTTCCACGATTTCCTGCGAGTAGGTGGTCCGCATATCGGCCATTGTGACGAGAATACCGCTGATGGTAAGATCAGGGTTGATTTGCCGCTTCACCTTGCCGATGGTCCTCATGAGCTGTTCCATGCCTTTCAGCGAGAGGTAATGGGCCATCATGGGGATTATAAGCGTGTCGGCGGCTGATAGGGCGTTGATGGTAAGCATACCCAGCGAGGGGCAGCAGTCCAGGAGAATGATGTCGTACTGGTCGCGGACAGTGTTTAGGTATTCACGGAGGATGGTTTCCCGGCTCATGATGTTCACCAGCGTGACCTCCATTGCCGCTAGGTCGATGTTGGCGGGGAGGAGGTCTACACCTTCCTCATGATGGATGATTCCCTCGCCGGGGAGAAGGGGCTTGTCCTCTATGACCTTGCCCAGCACGGTGGAGAGGGTTTCCTCTAACTGGTCCGGGTGCTGGTAGCCCAGGCTGGCGGTCAAAGAGCCTTGTGCGTCTACGTCCACCAGCAGGACACGTTTACCCTGGCGGGCTAGGCCGATGCCTAAGTTTACGGTGGTGACGGTCTTGCCGACCCCGCCTTTTTGGTTGCAGATTGCGATTACCTTGCTCATGCTTTTTGTTCCTTTCGGTTATATTTGTTCATATTGTATGGTTTCACGCTTGATTAAAATTTTGTCCTTAATGTGACACGCCGCTTTTTTGCCCGGTTCATTTTGGCCTCCTTTCGCCCTTTTTTTCATGGAAAAAGAATAAGGACAAACCCGAATCCCCTAGAAATCACTGGGATTTTCGATTTGTCCTTATTATGCCATAAGGGCATGTGCTGTATACCGACTTTTTGCTCCCTCAGACTCAGACAAACTATATGGAGCACGGTCTTTGGTACCCGGAGCCGCCTGTACTGCACACGCCAGAGGACTTCGCCAATGAGAAGGCAATGTGGGCATATCTCAAGGCTGACCCAAAGAATCTGGAAGCCGTAAAGGCGGTATCGCACTTTATTTCCAACGTGCTGGAGGATGGCTACATTGAGAACCGTATGCTCAAGGATTTTCCCGGTACGCTGGGCTTTGGGCTTACTGTTTTGCGCGAAAAAATGTGGGAGGAGATGGGCGCTGTCACCGACCTGAAGCAATACGAGGACGACGGCTCGTGCCACATTTTTCAGAGTATTTTGGAAGTCATGCTATCCTATGTGAAGTACGGCAAGATTAAATACGGTGATGAAGAACTGGACGATATCCGCATCCAGACAACCTTCGACCTGATAACCCAGCTCGACCGGGCGGTTATCGACCCTGATCCCAAGACCCGGCTACGCACTGCAAACCTGATACTGGTGCGCTGTTGGGAGCATATCCAGGACTTTTGTGAACGGCTCAAGGCAGCGAAGGAGGCGGCTGAGTCCATAGCAGACTCTGTCAAAAAGAGCCTGGGAGGTATGCCAGGTGCGACCACGGCAGGAACCGGCGGCACGCCTGTTCCTGGGGCAGGCAGCTCCGGAGGCGCTTCCGCAACGGTGGCAAGCCGTGCCAAGACCCATGAGGATGCTGAAGCTGGCAATGATGAATCTGATGACAGCAAGGACGAGCCCACTGAGGAAGGCCCCGCCCAGTCCGATGAAAATCTGCCACCCCTGGAAGGTGAGGGCGTAAAAACAGGTAAGCAAGACACTACAGATTCCGAGGGCGGGCGTATCCCCTACCACCAGACCGGCTCCGTTTCTGAACCGGTGGGTGGCACTACTGAGTACAACGCTGATTACGAGCGTGAGCAGTACGACAAAGCCGCGTCAGACATCGACCGTATGCTGGACAAGATGGCCGAGCGTGCTGCCTGTAAACAGTTGGAAAATGAGCGGCTTACAGAGCTCAACGAGATGGCCAACAACATCTCCTACGGCGACATCCACCAGGGCGTGAACATCAGAGTCAACCGTATCGCCAGCGTGGACACCGACCTCATGGAAAAGTACGCCGCTGTCGCACCACGGTTAGTGGCGATTTCCGAGCAGCTCCAGCGAAGTATTCAGAAGGAGCTCAAGGAGCACCGTCAGGGTGGCAAGCAGACAGGGCTGGTGATGGGCAGAAGGCTCGACACCCACGCCCTGTGCCGGAACGACGGCAAGGCTTTCTACAAGAACAACCTCCCAAACGAGATACCTGAGCTTGCTGTGGGCCTGTTGGTGGACGAATCCGGCTCCATGTGCAGTGGAGACCGCTGTACCTATGCCCGGGCTGCTGCTATTATTCTCCATGACTTTTGCGACAGCCTGGGTATTCCCGTCATGATCTACGGCCATTCCACAGGCTGGGACACGGTCGAGCTGTATTCCTACGCCGAGTTCGACGGCTTTGACAGTGACGACCGCTACCGGCTCATGGACATTGGCGCCAGAGGCAGTAACAGGGATGGCGCGGCTTTGCGCTTTGTGGCGGAGCGGCTTTCTAAGCGCCCGGAGGCGGTGAAGCTGCTGGTTCTGGTCTCGGATGGGCAGCCTGCCGATACTGGCTATAGCGGCACTGCCGCCGAGGAAGACCTGCGGGGCATCAAGCAGGAGTACCAGCGCAAGGGTGTTATCTTTGTGGCGGCTGCCATTGGGGATGATAAGCCCAGCATCCAGCGGATTTATGGTGATTCTTTTCTGGATATTACGGACTTGGAGCAACTACCCAGCAAGCTGACGGCGTTTGTGAAAAAGCATATTAGGATTTAGGGAGGGGTACGCATGAAAATCGCGGACTCCACCCTAGAAACAGTGGAAATGAGCGAGATCGACGGTATCGAACGAGGAGCCGTACTTCGGTATATGGCTATTCCAAAAAAGAGTAAAGCGCATGAAATGCTAGAACTGAATACCTGTGTTGGCGATTTGTACATTATCATCAACGCTCTTTACGACTATGCCGGTATTTTGGAGCGGGTCGCCGCCCAGCAGGCCAGTTACCAGCAGGAGCTTTACCTGCTTCATGCCGCCCGCTGCCGGAAGATTGCCGGAAAGTTTTCCGAGCAGATGGGGTATGATTACGACAAAGCCCTTGAGCGCTGCCGGAAACGGAGGGAAAAAGGGAGTGGTGATGATACCGGCTTTGATGGCCTGGAGGCGCTTTTGCAAAAACAGAAGTGTAAAAAGGGAAGGAAAGAGATTAAGGACAAACGGTAGTCAGAAGGTTCTTTGAAAGTATTTAGCGAAAAATATTAGTCCTATCATTTGGGGCGCCGGTTCGCCGGTGCCCTTTCCTTTTCTACAAAGCCACCATTGACTTTTAGATACAAATATCATATACTTGTAGTATAAACAAATACAGATAGGGGGCAAAGAAATGTCAAGCAGCTTATTACAGGTACGCATCGACGATGAGCTTAAAGCACAGGCGTCGGCAGTGTTTGAAGAATTGGGGATCGACCTTCCTACCGCCGTCAGGATGTTTTTGAAGCGCTCTGTTCTGGTAAATGGGATTCCGTTTGGAATGACCCTTCCCAAAGAGGATGACCGTTTCCGGTTTATGCGTGCGCTGAAGCAGCTCCAGGATGAAGCCCAGCAAAATGGAACGGCGGACATGACCTTAGAGGAGATCAACGAGGAAATCGCGGCGGCGAGGAGAGAACGCGATGCTGGGAGAGCAGAATGAAATACTATGCTGTGATAGATACCAATGTTTTGGTTTCCGCTGCTCTTAAAGCTCATTCAGCTCCAGGTGACATTTTGAATGAAATCGGAAACGGACGTATTATCCCATTATACAACGATGCTATTTTGGCAGAATATGCTGAGGTCCTGCACCGCCCCAAGTTCAGGTTTGAACCGCGGGCAGTCAAGGTTATCCTTGATTCAATTATCAGGTACGGCGTCCCGATTGATGCAGGCCCGATAGAAGATATAGTACCTGACCCCAAGGATGTAGTCTTCTACGAGGTTGTCATGGAACAGCGGAAGACCGAAGACGCATACCTTGTGACCGGTAATCTCAAGCATTTCCCGGTAAAGCCCTTTGTGGTTACGCCCCGGCAAATGCTGGACCTGATTTTCTCTGAACAAAGCGAAGATTGACCTAAAGGGGCATCGGTTCGCCGATGTCCCTGCTTTTTTTGCAAATTTTCTTCTCAAATCCGATGTTACACATTTATACCTAATGTTTCAAGTCCTTCATTTATGGGCGTGAAACGTGTATACTAAAGCTACAAGATTGGGATGAATTTTCAAGGAGCAGAGGTATAAGGTTGTGTGGAAAGACGAGCGCTACATCTCCGCTGTTGAGCGCGGGAAGATATATGCCCTGCTGAGCCTTCAGATTCAGCAGTCCAAGGAGGGGGACGCTGCCATTCAGGAACAGCAAAAGAAGATTGACAATCTCCCGAAAACCTGATAAAATAATATTACAGTATCAGGTTCCCCAAACGGACAAAGTATCAGAGTTACAGAGTGTCATTTATGTTTGCATTAGGCAATCATAAGTGGCACTTTTTTGTTTCCACTCACAACCGAATCGGGCCGGTACTGGCAAAAGGGCAGCAGGAGAGTTGAATGAATTCAACTCTCCAAGTTTCATTTTCCGGTCTGAAAGACCGGAATTTTGCTTCGCAAAACTATAAAACTTTTAGCTGTCTGGAATCAAGAACAGAAAGGGAGTATCAAAATGTCAACCTGTCAAGACAAATTCTTCACCACGTTCCCGGACTTCCCCGCCATGCTGGGGTACCACGAGAACCAAACCAAAGAGAGCCAATGGGAGCGCCGCCGGGTCAAAGACCTCTGCCTGGAGCCCCTGGACACCAACGCCCCGCTCTATACAAATCAGTCCTACTTCGCCCCCGGTATCAGCCGTGAAGCAGTAGAGGACACCGCCCACAATCTCGGTCTCGCCATGAAGATGGACAGCGGCTACTATCCCGTCCGGGACACAGCCTACAAGAGTCTTCTCGGTCGAGCCAAAATCAGCGGCACCGCCTTTCCCAAGCTCAGGCGGGACAAGTTGGCGGACATCCTCAACGCCTGCATGACCCTGTTCGGTGACGAGGCCCTGCTGCTTATCCGCGATGAGAAGGTGTCGGCAGTCCACTCCGGCGGCGAGTCTGACTACGCCGTGTTACCGGTGGATGAGTTACTCATGACCCTCAAATCCAAGCTGGACAGCCGTTTCCCCGGCAACAACTTTGTGGACGGCTACTGCGACCACTCAATAGTCAGCGCGTCTTGGGAAATGCCCGACCAGAAAGAAGACCTGCTGGGCACTTACGCTAAGCTGTTGGCTGCCCAGGGGAAGACAAGCCTTGCGGCAAAACTCACTCCGGGCATCCGGTTCATGACTTCTGACACCGGCACGGCCTCGGCGAAAGTCTCGGCACTGCTCATGGGCAGTCAGTTTCCTATCCACATCGGCGAGTGCGTAGCCGTAGACCACCGTAAGGGCCATAAAGTCTCCGACTTCGAGAGCGCTCTTGACCAGGTTTTCGCCCAGTTCGGCGACCTGGTGGGCAAACTGCAGAAGCTCCTGGAGATTGAGCTGGACTATCCCATAAACGCTATGACCCGGGTATGCAAGAAGCTGAGTCTGCCAAAAAAGGCCGCGGTCGAGGCCATCGCCATGTACGAAATGGCTTTGGGCGGCAACACCGCCACGGCCCACGACGTGTACTTTGCTATGCAGGAGATACCTTTCATTCTCAAGACCCAGGGAACTCCTGAGAGCAAAATCCTGTCCGTTGAGGAGAACATGGCCCGGGCCCTGACCCTCCGCTGGTCGGATTACGACCTTGCAAAGGGGGTGGACTACTGATGGCAGCCCCGATTATTCTCTGCAACACTGCCAGAATGACTGAGCAGGATTGGCTCGACTGCCGTATGCACGGCCCTAAAGGTGACATTCCCTACACGGTCGGCGGCAGCGACGTGGCGGCAATCTTCGGCCTGTCACCCTGGGTGATGCCGCTGGAACTGTGGAAAATCAAGAAGGGGCAGCTCAAGCCCACCAAGAGCGCCAATGCAGGTCAGATGGAGATGGGCCACCTTCTTGAGCCCGTCGCGGCCCATTGGTTCGGCAAAAAGACCGGGTACACCGTCACCGATGATACCAATCTCTACCAGCACGCCGACCACCCTTACGCCTTAGCAAACTTTGACCGGCGCTTCGTGAAGCCCACCGGCGAGCCGGGTATCTTGGAGTGCAAAAGCTGTACTTACCATAAAGCTCAGGACTGGGCCGATGACGCCATTCCCATGCACTACGAGCTGCAGCTACGTTTCTATATGGCGGTAGCTGACGTAGAGCTGGGCGCATTCTCGGCAATCTGGGGCAATAATCCCGATTTTGACATTGCCATCCCGGAGATCACCCGTGACAAGGCCAAAGAGGACGAGATCTTCGAGCGCCTTGACGAGTGGATCTGGAGTCTTGAGCATGACAAGCCGCCGACTATGTCCGGCGTTGCGCCCAAGCTGGCCTTGGAATCCCTAGCGAAATTCTACGGGCCCAGCGTCAAGGGCCTGCCCACCATGGAGTTCTCCGGCAAGTATGAGCCCGCTTTACGACGCATTGCCGTATTGCAGGAGCAGATCCGGGTGTGCGACAAGGATAAAAGAAAATTTGAGAAGGAGGTGGAGGCCCAAAGCGTGCGCATTGCCGAGATAATGCGGGAACATGAGCACGCCGTGCTGGAAACCACCGGCGACAAGCTGCTCATTGACTTTGTGACAAATACTACCCGTCGGCCTGACTCCAAGGCGCTGAAAGAGAAGTACCCGGCTGTCTATAGCGAGGTGCTGAAAGCCTCGGAGAGCCGGAAGGTGAAGGTGACCGTACAACCGAAATAAAGGGAGGTCAAAAATGCTATGTGAATTTCAGCGGGTGATCTATCCGCCCGTCCCCAGCCCCGGCAGCTACATGGTGGCTCTTTACCACCCCTGCGAACAGGTCAAAGACCTTGCCGGGAACATCCTGACCCAGATAAAGGCCGTTGGCTACTGTCTGCCCACAGCCGAAAATCTCCGTTTCAATATGCAAGGTCGCTGGAAGACAAACTCCAAGTTCGGCGTCCAGTTCGAGGTTGAGAGCTACGACGAGGTGCTGGTGCCCACGAAAGAGGGCGTCATCGGCTATCTCGCCTCCGGGCAGATAAAGGGCATCGGGCAAAAGACTGCCGAGAAAATCTACGACCTGTTCGGGGTTAAGGCTCTTGATATCTTGGACTCCGAGCCTGAGAAGCTGCTGCAAATCAAGGGTATCACCGAGAAAAAGTTACAAAAAATCCGTGAGTCCTACCTTATGAACCGGGGAGCCCGGGACATTATCGCGTTCCTCGCGCCCCATGGCATCACGCCACGGCAGGCTCTCAAGTTCTACGAGGAGTACGCCGAGCACACCATGGACACGGTGAAGAATCACCCGTACCGACTATGTGAGCTGTCGGGCGTTGGCTTTCTGACGGCTGACAAAATTGCCGCCAGTATGGGGTTCGACCAACTTTCCACCGAGAGGGTGGACGAAGGACTCCTTTACACCCTGACCGAGGCCGAGGGTTGCGGGCATCTCTGCATGGAGAAGCACGCTTTCCTCAAAGCGGCCCTCAAGCTGCTGGACACACCCGACCTCACCGCTCAGATGGCGGCGAACCGCGCGGCACGGCTGGTGGAGAGCGGACAGCTCACCACCTACGATCAATATGTGTACCGCACCAAGACCGTCCATGCTGAGAGCCACTTAGCCCGGAGAATCCAGCAGTTTCTGAAGGCCAAAATAACGGGCTGTACCAATCTGGAAACTGAGCTGAACGGTGCGGAAAAGAGCTTGAATCTCCGTTTTGCACCCGAACAGTGGCAGGCCGTAAAGATGGCCCTTACCCAGGGGCTGTCTGTCATAACCGGCGGCCCCAGGACGGGCAAAACCATGATTCAGCGGGCAATTCTGGACATCTACCACCGTCAGAACCCGAACGCCACCATCTGCTGCTGCGCCCCCACCGGGCGCGCGGCCCGGCGCATGGAGCAGGCCACCGGTCACCCGGCCTCAACGATACACAAGGCCCTGAACCTCGTGGCCGACGAAGACGGCAATTTCAACGACCCGGAGCTTCTGGACGCCGACCTGGTCTTAGTGGACGAGGTGTCGATGCTGGACATTTACCTGGCGGGCTACCTGCTGGACGCGATAAGTCTGGGCGCACAGGTGGTGCTTATCGGCGACAGCGACCAGCTTCCGTCAGTGGGCCCCGGCGCGGTGCTCAGCGAAATTATTGCAAGCGGCAAGGTGCCGGTTGCACGGCTGGATAAAGTTTTCCGCCAGCAGGCTGGGAGCCGTATCGCGGTCAATGCCAAAGCTATTCGCCAGGGCGTTCGCAATCTGGAGTTCGGCGAGGATTTTCAGTTTGTGGATTCCTCGGACATAGAAACTTCGGCTGACAAAGTGGTGGAGCTGTACCTGCAAGAGGTCAAAAAGTTCGGCTTGGACAATGTGGCTCTGCTCACGCCCTACCGCAAGAAGACAGCGACCGGCGCCAACGCCCTCAACCTCCGTTTGCGCGACATAATTAACCCGCCCGCGTCCGGCAAGCCCGAGGCCACTCATGGCAAGAGGGTCTTCCGCCTGGGTGACCGAGTCATGCAGATGAAGAATCTGGGTGAGGTCAACAACGGCGATGTGGGCTATATCACCGATATTTTCTGCGACACTGAGGGCATCACCATCCGGGTCAACTTTGGTGACGGCCGCGAGGTCGAGTACGACACTGACCAGTTGTCTATGCTGGACTTGGGCTACGCCTCTACCGTCCACAAATCCCAAGGTTCGGAGTATCAGTCGGTCATCGTCAACCTGCAAAAAACGCACTACATCATGCTGACCCGCCCGCTGGCCTACACGGCTATCACCCGGGGCAAGTCCAGAGTGATTATGGTGGGCGAGAAACGTGCTCTGTACATGGCTATCAGTCGAACGGACACCGAAAAGCGCGGCACCTGCCTTGCAAAACGTATCAAAAATTCGTAAAGGAGCATCAAAATGAGTATTCTCACAACTTACCGAGAAAAGCAGGCGGATTTTAACTCCCGCATCGCCAAGCACACCATGCAGACCAAGGAGAACCTGGCCTTGCAGGAGCTGAACTACCGCATTTGCGTCCTGGAAACCTTCCAGGCGTTCTCCAAAAGTGCCCCCATGGGCATGAAGGTGGATGACCTGAGCTACCACTACCAGCTGGTTGACGCCTACATCAAGTCTGTGCTTAATGAGCGGCAATTCGGAGCCAAAACCGATGCTGACGGCAAGAAACGCCGAGAGATGGCCCACCAGTCCCTGGAAAAAGTGGTACAGGCTGGGCGAAAACAGTTTTCCAGTTTATCGCCCAGCAAGCCCGAGCAATACAGCCAGACGGTGGGCAAGTACATCAACACTTTGTTCCATGGCTGGTGACGAGTTCCCCGAGACAGTTTCCGAGGGTGTGCCGACCACTAATGCGTCACCGCCCGCCGAGCCTTATGCCGTTGAGGAGCCCGCTCCCCGTGAGCTGACTCAGGAGGAAAAGCTGGAGCAGGCCATGAAAGTGCCTTGTCCCATCACAAAGTTCAAAGGTAAGACCTTGGGCGAGGTTTTACAGCTTGACCCTGGAGCCATCAAGTGGGTTGCCGAAAAGTTTCCAGCAACCGAGAAAGTTGGGGCTGCCGCACAGTTTATCCGGGACTTTGCCCTGCAGCAGTCTGCATAAAAAGCGAGGAGTGAAACGCATGGAACGGATCCGCATGACAGACGTGGTGACCCTGCTGGGCCTGCCCCAGCCCCCGGCTGGCCGGGTTTCCTGCTATGTCCGCTGCCCATGTTGCGACGGTGAGCGCGATAAGCAC encodes the following:
- a CDS encoding YqaJ viral recombinase family nuclease, which encodes MAAPIILCNTARMTEQDWLDCRMHGPKGDIPYTVGGSDVAAIFGLSPWVMPLELWKIKKGQLKPTKSANAGQMEMGHLLEPVAAHWFGKKTGYTVTDDTNLYQHADHPYALANFDRRFVKPTGEPGILECKSCTYHKAQDWADDAIPMHYELQLRFYMAVADVELGAFSAIWGNNPDFDIAIPEITRDKAKEDEIFERLDEWIWSLEHDKPPTMSGVAPKLALESLAKFYGPSVKGLPTMEFSGKYEPALRRIAVLQEQIRVCDKDKRKFEKEVEAQSVRIAEIMREHEHAVLETTGDKLLIDFVTNTTRRPDSKALKEKYPAVYSEVLKASESRKVKVTVQPK
- a CDS encoding ParA family protein, yielding MSKVIAICNQKGGVGKTVTTVNLGIGLARQGKRVLLVDVDAQGSLTASLGYQHPDQLEETLSTVLGKVIEDKPLLPGEGIIHHEEGVDLLPANIDLAAMEVTLVNIMSRETILREYLNTVRDQYDIILLDCCPSLGMLTINALSAADTLIIPMMAHYLSLKGMEQLMRTIGKVKRQINPDLTISGILVTMADMRTTYSQEIVELLRNSYGSQLKIFDTIIPRSIRAAETSAEGKSIFLHDPSGKVSAAYEALTLEVAS
- a CDS encoding putative toxin-antitoxin system toxin component, PIN family — translated: MKYYAVIDTNVLVSAALKAHSAPGDILNEIGNGRIIPLYNDAILAEYAEVLHRPKFRFEPRAVKVILDSIIRYGVPIDAGPIEDIVPDPKDVVFYEVVMEQRKTEDAYLVTGNLKHFPVKPFVVTPRQMLDLIFSEQSED
- a CDS encoding vWA domain-containing protein, whose amino-acid sequence is MEHGLWYPEPPVLHTPEDFANEKAMWAYLKADPKNLEAVKAVSHFISNVLEDGYIENRMLKDFPGTLGFGLTVLREKMWEEMGAVTDLKQYEDDGSCHIFQSILEVMLSYVKYGKIKYGDEELDDIRIQTTFDLITQLDRAVIDPDPKTRLRTANLILVRCWEHIQDFCERLKAAKEAAESIADSVKKSLGGMPGATTAGTGGTPVPGAGSSGGASATVASRAKTHEDAEAGNDESDDSKDEPTEEGPAQSDENLPPLEGEGVKTGKQDTTDSEGGRIPYHQTGSVSEPVGGTTEYNADYEREQYDKAASDIDRMLDKMAERAACKQLENERLTELNEMANNISYGDIHQGVNIRVNRIASVDTDLMEKYAAVAPRLVAISEQLQRSIQKELKEHRQGGKQTGLVMGRRLDTHALCRNDGKAFYKNNLPNEIPELAVGLLVDESGSMCSGDRCTYARAAAIILHDFCDSLGIPVMIYGHSTGWDTVELYSYAEFDGFDSDDRYRLMDIGARGSNRDGAALRFVAERLSKRPEAVKLLVLVSDGQPADTGYSGTAAEEDLRGIKQEYQRKGVIFVAAAIGDDKPSIQRIYGDSFLDITDLEQLPSKLTAFVKKHIRI
- a CDS encoding ParB/RepB/Spo0J family partition protein, yielding MKSSAAKIQITDLDALFGGAPAQVIGDQLQEVLLAELHPFKGHPFHVEDDEKMREMAESVAQYGVLVPGIVRPRPEGGYEIIAGHRRSRASELAGKETMPVIVRDMDDDEATIIMVDSNLQREKILPSEKAFAYRMKLEAMKRKAGRPSKENSTPVGQNLLGQTSVAILADNSPDSKSQIQRYIRLTHLLPPLLQMVDENKLVLRPAVELSYLTQEEQGLLLEVMSSREIVPTLEQAQQLKLHSQNHQLTDTTIKIVLAQGKPGPMQVTLKKKCLSQYFPKDYTQKQMEEVILSLLENWKYQQKGAVTDGSNS
- the recD2 gene encoding SF1B family DNA helicase RecD2, with product MLCEFQRVIYPPVPSPGSYMVALYHPCEQVKDLAGNILTQIKAVGYCLPTAENLRFNMQGRWKTNSKFGVQFEVESYDEVLVPTKEGVIGYLASGQIKGIGQKTAEKIYDLFGVKALDILDSEPEKLLQIKGITEKKLQKIRESYLMNRGARDIIAFLAPHGITPRQALKFYEEYAEHTMDTVKNHPYRLCELSGVGFLTADKIAASMGFDQLSTERVDEGLLYTLTEAEGCGHLCMEKHAFLKAALKLLDTPDLTAQMAANRAARLVESGQLTTYDQYVYRTKTVHAESHLARRIQQFLKAKITGCTNLETELNGAEKSLNLRFAPEQWQAVKMALTQGLSVITGGPRTGKTMIQRAILDIYHRQNPNATICCCAPTGRAARRMEQATGHPASTIHKALNLVADEDGNFNDPELLDADLVLVDEVSMLDIYLAGYLLDAISLGAQVVLIGDSDQLPSVGPGAVLSEIIASGKVPVARLDKVFRQQAGSRIAVNAKAIRQGVRNLEFGEDFQFVDSSDIETSADKVVELYLQEVKKFGLDNVALLTPYRKKTATGANALNLRLRDIINPPASGKPEATHGKRVFRLGDRVMQMKNLGEVNNGDVGYITDIFCDTEGITIRVNFGDGREVEYDTDQLSMLDLGYASTVHKSQGSEYQSVIVNLQKTHYIMLTRPLAYTAITRGKSRVIMVGEKRALYMAISRTDTEKRGTCLAKRIKNS
- a CDS encoding type II toxin-antitoxin system RelB/DinJ family antitoxin; its protein translation is MSSSLLQVRIDDELKAQASAVFEELGIDLPTAVRMFLKRSVLVNGIPFGMTLPKEDDRFRFMRALKQLQDEAQQNGTADMTLEEINEEIAAARRERDAGRAE